GACAGGCTGAGACAGGAGATGGGGGTACATGGACTGAGCATCTTCTGGGCCTGGCCAGGCCTTAATCTCAGTGAAGTGCCTACATCCAGATCACAACGAGTAGGGATCCCAATGCCCCCTGCTCTTGTGGAGTGGATGAGGAGACCCCCTACTGCCAGAGAGGGTCAAGACCACGTATCCTGGAAGACTGTGACCTTACAACTCCAGCCCCGTTGGTGGACTTGTCATACTACCCCCTCCCCTCATTTGGGATTCCTAAAGTCAGGATCAACTTAGTGCTGGGGTTTAGCAAGTGCCCCTGCCCTCTGGTTCTCCCCATTAGTGCTCCCATCTAGCAGGCAGAGCAGATGTGGTGAGAACTCTTCCTAAAGAGATTGTGAGGGGGGCCGAAGTCACCCCAACATAGCCTTGTCTTTGAGGGGTTATCAGACACACACCCAAGATAGTACCTTGGCCACACCACTTATAAGCTGTGGAATCTGAGGCAAGTCACATCATCTCTCTGAGACtgagtttccccatctgtcaacCAGAAATAGAATAGTGACCACCTCCTTGATTCATAGCAACAATTACACGCAAGACACAAGCAAAGTGCCAGGCGCGGCGACAGTGCATATAGTGTTACATCACTTccaggacacatttttttttttttttttttttagtatcaggTGCATTGTGTTGTTGATGATTAGCTATTTAATATTACCTGGAGAGAAGGTCTCTCTCAGTGCTTGGAATTTCCCCATTAGAGGTTCAGTCTTTGGATTTTGTGGTCTCCCGGAGTCTTTACTTAAAAGGCAAATGGGAATTTCAGGATATGGGTGTGAGTTCAAGGAACAAGGAGACTGCCTCGCTTGTCCCTAAGGGTCGTCCTCTGGCCTCAGTTGTTCTAAGGGTCTTGCCTTCCTCCTCATCTCTTGCTTTCTGAAGAATAGGATGTCTGTTTTCCAGTGTGAAAATTCCTGGGCctaggaggagaaggaggagagggaggaggatggtgttggggaggcagagggagcacatGCGGAGAAAgtgtgcagggagagggcagggagtcATGGAGAGCCGACCCAACTGTCTTCTCCAGGCCCAGGTAGCCAGCCTCCGGGTGAGCCCAGAGCAGGTCGGCACCACGAAGCTCATCTGCCCAGCTGGGACGATGTCTGGACGCCCAGGGAGCCGTTCCAATGCTTGCAGCCGCTTGAGCCATCCCAACAGCCTGTCCTCCTCAGCCCAGACTCCCGCCTGGCCCCATAGCCCCAAGCGTCCCCGCACCCCCAGTGGCTCGGATTTCAGTAACTGCAGTGGCCCCTTAGAGCAATCGGAGGGCCTCAGCTCCCCCAGACTTCCCGTGAGGAATATCTGCATGGGCCGCCCCTACAACTCCAAGTACGTGGAGACGAGCCACCTCGCAAACCACCCCAAGGTGGCCAGAAGGCCCTCTTGCCGCGGCAGCCCCCATTGCCTGCTCTGTACAGAACGTCCCTCGGGCCCCTGCAGCCCCACCTTCCTGGACCAACTCATCAGAGGCATCAACTACCTTGACAGATCCACCAATGCCTTCTGTACCAACGGTCCCAAGTCATCACTGAGCCTGCCAAGGCTTGCAGCCAACTACCTGGAACGCGCGGCCAACTCCATCCACCTGGACCACCCAGACCACTCCTTCCCCCGCAGTTACTCCAGTCCCATCACCAGCACGGCTGCCTCTGACAACTACACCAACACCTGCATGGTGCCTTCCCCCAGGGGTATCAACACGCTGCAGTATACGGATGAGCCTGCCGGCACCAGTTACCCGCACCGGCTTCAGAGCCGGAGCCTCACACCTGTGCTGCCGCAGAGGCCCGGGATGAAGCTGCCCGAGCTCCCCTTGTTCGGCAACGGGATCTTTTCCTTAGGTCGCCTGCCTAAGCTCTGGGAAGCAATCCGCTCGGGCTGGAGAGCCCCCGAGCCCATCTCTAAACCCTGTAGCTGGTGGTAACATCGACCATGAAATGGGTACATGTCCATCAAGCTGCAGGTGTAGAAAATAAATTGTCTGTGGCAAAATGTTCCTTCCAAGACTCTGTTGGggaggtttgggggggggggggcaatggtTTCGACAGGAGGGTTATGAACTCGAGGACCTACAGAGCCAGGAAGGTAAAAGCTAATGGGTGAGccgggctgggtggggaggaaaTACTTGGTCTAAACCCAGCTCTCCAACGGGTTGTTgctttttcaagagaagccaggaatctcatttttatatgctaacaacaaattcaaaaatgTCATAGTGCTCTGTGGGCTCAAGAAAAATACTTGCAGGTGGAATGTGAAGCACACAGTCCTCGGTTTGGAATCTCTGGTTTATATCTTGAATGGGTCACCGGGGAGTTTCCCCATGGGAAGACATAGACTAGCTATTCATTTCCAATCCCTCTTCATCCTCTTCTGATTTTGAGATTGTTGTTGATGTTGACTTTGCACTGTTCATCGTGAGcagaaataataatgatgatagtaATAGCAGAACTTCCTAGAGCACTTACTATGTGGCAGGtgctgttctaagtgctttctatatgttcttttattatttttttaagatttcatttatttattcatgagagacacagagagaggcagaggcataggcagagggagaagcaggatccctgctgggagcccaatgtgggactcaatcccaggaccccaggatcacaatctgagccaaaggcagatgttcaaccattgagccacccaggtgcccctttatattcttttaaagatgtggTTTTAATGACCAAGGCTTAGGGTGGAGGTAGAGGAAAACTTTAGGATGCCGAGTGGGAGAGGCAACCAGGGATCATTGCCACTGGAGGTACTGCCCTTCCTGGGAAATCTCTAATGAATGGTTCTATCCAGGCTGGATGAGGGCCAGGAGGGTCAGAATGAGGAGGTCCCAAGTATCTTGCTGCAAATGTCTGAGAAACTGTTCTCTGGGCCACTGAGGGTTCCATACCTTCAGAGACCTGATTTGGGTGATGAGAAGTCAGGACCCACAAGGCATCCAGTTCTCTACCATCCTGCTGGCTGAGGGACCATAAAGACTGTGATTCCAGCCTCACTGTGCCACTAGTCGACTCTGAGACCTTGGGTGCATCGCTTTCTCCCCCTTAGGCCTGTTTCCACTTCTGTAAATGAGTAGGGTAGCTTTAATGGGCTCTAAGGGACCCAGGCTCTGATATTTCTGAGTCTATCCTCCTAGTCCCAAGCCAGGCCTGGGCTAAGAATCAAGAGtgtctccccaccaccacccctcccccgcccccttgACCCTTGAGAACTCAGGCCACCTGAGTCCTGAGCCAACTTCCCATTTCAGCCCTCAAGGCCATTTCTGTGTGGCTCTGAACTTCAGGTCCAGGCCCTTTTCTTGGTGGAGCTTTCCTGTCTCCTTGGAAATATGAGGGCCAATGGCAGGTCAGAGTGTGGAATGGGGCTGACCTTGAAATAATGCAGAACCTGCAGTTCTACAAGATTCCATGACTCTTGGAGGGAGTGGCCTGCTCTGGCTGAGCTCTATGGCCAAAAAGAGAAAGTGGCAAGCCTGAATATCCCTGCCAGGAGTTCACCATGGAGGTCTCAGGAtaggaggaaaaaagggggaataGGATTTTAGTTTACTGAATTCACCCTCACTTGTATTTCATCTCTGGAGAACCTGGGATATCCTCTCTAGGTCCAAAGCTCAGCAGTGTAGCACACTCCTTTCCTTGTCTCTTGCATTCCTTCCCTCCCAAGAGAGAAGACTTTGGCCTTTGTCTGGTGGGTCTGGTGGGTTCTCCAGTGACCCATCCCCCAGGTGAACACTTGTAGGAATACAGCTTATTAGAATCCATTTTGGCCCGACTCAGGAGAGGGTGTCCTGATTCCCAAATCCTCTGTCTGGCCGCTCAAAGCCATCCCCTTCCTGCTTTAGGTCGGTATTTGCATAGGATTTGTCCCTGACTCTCCTGGAGATGCCTACCACCCAAATAGTTTAATTTCCCCTAATCAGAGCATAAGATCCTTGCCTAGGACACTGTTCCTGAGTTCCCCAGTGCCTAGCCCACAACAGGGGCTCAGTTATAAATACTGATTATAGGGCCGTGTCCTCAATTGATGCTCAGCAATGATAACTACAATTGTCTGATGATTAGAGTGTCTTGCATGCAATGGGTGTTTAATAATTATCCATGATGGTGGCCAACATTTATTAAGCTCTTCCCTATACACCAGTCATTGTTTTAAGCGCTTTCTAcatatcaactcatttaatccccataTCAGTCCTTCAAGGAAGGTATTATTGTCCTTATTGTATGGAGGAGATGCACATCGAGGTTAGGCATAAGTGATTATGATAAAGATGATTACACCGCATACAACACAGTGACTCTTCCAAAACTGAATGGCAGCGTCATTCTAGAGTGTCATgcgcacagtaggtgctcaataactaTCTTCATGATTATAACATCTTTCAAGTAGTAGATGCTCTGCAAAAGTCCACAGTGGATGCCCAATGAATGGCAAATATCATTACAGAGCCCaatacatagtaggtgctcaaatgAACTTTGACCATTGGTGGGGGGTTGGGTTGAGCGTGAAAGGGACAGGATGTCTGCATTTAGCCCAACTGCTCTTGGATACTCACTGCTCACAAACCCCTTGCACCAGTCACTCAGCTCAAGTCCTGAGAAAATAAGGCTCTTCGCTAGAGAAGGCTCTCTGTTCCGCATGGCCATGCAGAGGCCACAGGAAGTCCTCCACGTCCACTGTTCAAGCCATGCATCTGCAAGGTCTGTGTAAACAGGAAGCAGCGTGCTGGCTACAGAACAATGCCACAGCCTAGTGTGCTGTCCAGCTTGTAAACAGAAGAAGCTAGGTGTCCCCACTACTGGGGGCGGTCGGGGAAAGTCCTTCACGCCTGCAGAAGTACCTCATCATTTACCGAGTGCCCACACTGTGTTCCAGGCATGCCACCAAGGCCTGAAATATGGGCTTTCAGCCCTCTCTGCTCCCTGTGAGTCTCGGTTTTAGTACCCCATTTTGCAGAGgggaaaactgagactcaaagagtAGAAGTGACATGCTCAAGCTCCTCCAGCTGGTACAGAGGAGAGCTGGGATTCCCACCTGGGGCTTGACCCTCAGCCAATGCCCTTTCTATCCAAATTGCTTCTTTTCTTAGTGTTTATTGAATGGACTCCAAAAGAAAGAGAGGTAAATCTTGGTATCCAAAATATGCGGTAAATTAGACAAAACAAAATGGTGTTTAACTCCAGGGGTTTGGGCTGCCCCTCAACACCAGTGTTCCAGACAGGGCAGTGTTAACCTGGAATATGCTCTTTCCGGGAAATAGGAAACAAAGGGAGAAATTTCCTCAAAGGTCACCTGTGTCTCAATTGTCCAATCCACTGGTCCCTGCATCGTTGCGGACCACTGGGGATAGGTGCGTGACATCAGaatgatttttgtatatattttttaaaaatctaccataGCGCTTTTATCAAACAGATACTTTGATATCACTATTCTACGATTCCAGAAAATACATGTGTACTGCCAAGGCGCATGTTGGAGTGACACACTGTCCTGCTCCCAACCctcactcccccacccacctttcctGTCTCTGAACCTCATGAACCTGACTCTCCCCACTCtagccctccccagcccccagctcatTCCTGAGGCCCACCTTACCCCTCGTTGTCCTTTCTGTCTGCACACGACTCACTCTGCTTACTCTACAAAGGAAGCAGAAAACCAGGGGTGGGCGataccccctcacccccaactgCATCCACATTGCCCTCTTTTAGGTTGAAATCTCAGTAGAAGCAAAGAGCCTCAGACATGTGCTGTGCCTG
The Vulpes vulpes isolate BD-2025 chromosome 2, VulVul3, whole genome shotgun sequence genome window above contains:
- the LOC140597042 gene encoding uncharacterized protein, whose translation is MSGRPGSRSNACSRLSHPNSLSSSAQTPAWPHSPKRPRTPSGSDFSNCSGPLEQSEGLSSPRLPVRNICMGRPYNSKYVETSHLANHPKVARRPSCRGSPHCLLCTERPSGPCSPTFLDQLIRGINYLDRSTNAFCTNGPKSSLSLPRLAANYLERAANSIHLDHPDHSFPRSYSSPITSTAASDNYTNTCMVPSPRGINTLQYTDEPAGTSYPHRLQSRSLTPVLPQRPGMKLPELPLFGNGIFSLGRLPKLWEAIRSGWRAPEPISKPCSWW